A part of Gemmatimonas groenlandica genomic DNA contains:
- a CDS encoding zinc-binding dehydrogenase produces MRAVRLPAPGHLVEDAEVPMPHCGPGDVLVRVRAAGICHSDVHYRAGRSRVEPLPLTLGHEVAGEIAAVGQHVLNHNVGDAVCLHYLVTCGQCDDCLAGREQFCATVKMLGHFTDGGWAEYIAVPARNAVPLPHRVPFEQGAVMMCSSATSLHALRKGRLKVGESVLVVGAGGLGMSAVQLARALGASDVIAVDRDPLKLALAERFGARTIRGANLSPDEVVAQVRAMTNGRGVDVALELVGAPDTMRTALQSLAPLGRAVVVGLSDINLSVDTYRDLIGREAELIGSNDHLLSELYELVEMADKGILNLADVVTNTVPLQARDINAVLDALARHEAPVRTVVVP; encoded by the coding sequence ATGCGTGCTGTTCGTCTCCCCGCTCCCGGCCACCTCGTCGAAGACGCCGAAGTCCCGATGCCGCACTGCGGTCCCGGTGACGTGCTCGTGCGCGTTCGCGCCGCCGGCATCTGCCACTCCGACGTGCACTATCGAGCCGGGCGCTCGCGCGTCGAACCGCTGCCCCTCACGCTCGGTCACGAGGTGGCCGGCGAGATCGCCGCCGTTGGTCAGCACGTGCTCAATCACAACGTCGGCGACGCGGTCTGCCTGCACTATCTGGTCACCTGCGGGCAGTGCGACGATTGCCTCGCCGGTCGCGAGCAGTTCTGCGCCACGGTCAAGATGCTCGGGCACTTCACCGACGGCGGCTGGGCCGAGTACATCGCGGTCCCGGCCCGGAATGCCGTACCACTGCCCCATCGCGTGCCCTTCGAGCAGGGGGCGGTCATGATGTGCTCGTCGGCCACCTCACTGCACGCCCTCCGCAAAGGTCGGCTCAAGGTCGGCGAATCGGTGCTGGTGGTCGGCGCCGGGGGGTTGGGGATGTCGGCGGTGCAGCTCGCCCGGGCGCTCGGGGCCTCCGATGTGATCGCGGTAGACCGCGACCCCTTGAAGCTGGCGCTGGCCGAACGTTTCGGCGCGCGGACCATCCGGGGCGCCAATCTCTCGCCCGACGAGGTGGTCGCTCAGGTGCGCGCGATGACGAACGGGCGCGGCGTCGACGTGGCGCTGGAGCTGGTCGGCGCGCCGGATACGATGCGGACGGCGCTTCAGTCGCTCGCCCCGCTCGGTCGCGCGGTGGTGGTGGGCTTGTCCGACATCAATCTCTCGGTGGACACCTACCGCGACCTGATCGGCCGCGAGGCGGAGCTGATTGGTTCGAACGACCATCTCCTGAGCGAGCTGTACGAACTGGTCGAGATGGCCGACAAGGGCATTCTCAACCTCGCGGACGTGGTCACGAACACCGTGCCGCTGCAGGCGCGCGACATCAACGCGGTGCTCGACGCCTTGGCTCGCCACGAAGCGCCGGTTCGGACGGTCGTCGTACCCTAG
- a CDS encoding nucleotide triphosphate diphosphatase NUDT15 produces the protein MRFPRIGVAVIVVRDGQVLVGRRLGGTQGHNTWQFPGGHLEFGESIAACAVREVAEETGLDVTVTGVGPFTNDFFEAAGKHYVTLFVLATAQVGSPRVLEPEKCAEWRWCSWDAIPEPRFLSVQHLLEQGFRPPGVV, from the coding sequence ATGAGGTTCCCCCGCATCGGCGTCGCCGTCATTGTGGTCCGCGACGGACAGGTCTTGGTTGGCCGGCGGCTCGGCGGCACGCAGGGGCACAACACGTGGCAGTTCCCCGGCGGCCATCTCGAGTTCGGCGAATCCATCGCGGCCTGTGCCGTGCGCGAGGTCGCCGAAGAGACCGGACTCGATGTCACCGTGACCGGCGTCGGTCCGTTCACCAATGACTTCTTCGAGGCGGCGGGCAAGCACTACGTCACGCTTTTTGTGCTCGCGACGGCGCAGGTCGGTTCACCCCGCGTGCTGGAGCCGGAGAAATGCGCCGAATGGCGCTGGTGCTCGTGGGATGCCATTCCCGAGCCACGCTTTCTCTCCGTTCAGCATCTGCTTGAGCAGGGCTTTCGCCCGCCCGGCGTTGTGTAG
- a CDS encoding zinc-dependent metalloprotease, which produces MSQLCPRSLPQWFAAAAVALTGVTSVLHAQAPDAPFLRVRVDEARNRALLDIPAGQMGKDFLHQVTLTTGLGQSNGPGLDRAQMGQSVVVRLERRGNRVLMVRDNWSVRAPNGDAGNKQAASDAFPRSVVASFTVDGEKDGMTTVDATSLFLADAYGVADALRGGAGPGGVGAGGSAGVYRVDATRSWLDTARTKAFPKNAEVHAILTFVSDAPGGLARRAAPDPKAMTFEEHHSLVVLPDPTSYRPRNFDPRFGYGGTQFADLSQGFDGTYRSGFINRWRLVPKDPAAYRRGELVEPVTPVTYYLDPGVPPQYREALRQGGNWWAKVFEAAGFKNAFRVLDLPAGADPMDARYNMLMWVHRSGPGPSVGPSYSDPRTGEIIRAIVRMDAWRSLVDYNIWAGTVPASGPRGPNVDAETFAMSRRRQHAAHEIGHTLGLSHNYIAHSQGRTSVMDYPYPLITLAADGTPDLRDAYRKGPGAWDTLAIKLGYTWYADSASEAKGLDAIMKDGLARNVRFINDQYANANGSIPEVTRWVEGATMFDAVERTSKLRRVLMDKFDERAIKPGEPMALLNMRFAHVYLHHRYSLEGLAKNIGGMDFTFTLRGDGQTPTTIVPAATQRRALTMALDAIQPSELTVPERVQKMIPPAPPGFNADMTWIDSNGGTTFDAVTLAGGLATEVIGYLLDRERLARVVLIAGRDNAALSLDEVLRAVVQRTWGSTAATAAAEKAVQRAAQRAAVDAILDLAGDKRAMPDVRAAALMHLKALDTQLAGMTSADAAVQAHVASARHDIATFMDGNDDPSARPRFPVIVLPWP; this is translated from the coding sequence ATGTCCCAGCTCTGCCCACGTTCGCTGCCGCAATGGTTTGCCGCCGCGGCGGTCGCCCTGACCGGCGTCACGTCTGTGCTCCACGCCCAAGCACCTGACGCCCCGTTCCTGCGCGTGCGCGTGGACGAAGCGCGCAATCGCGCCCTGCTCGATATCCCCGCCGGACAGATGGGCAAGGATTTCCTGCATCAAGTCACCCTCACGACCGGACTCGGACAGAGCAACGGCCCCGGTCTCGACCGTGCCCAGATGGGGCAGAGCGTGGTGGTGCGCCTCGAGCGACGCGGCAATCGCGTGCTGATGGTGCGCGACAACTGGAGCGTGCGGGCCCCGAACGGTGACGCCGGCAACAAGCAGGCGGCGTCCGACGCCTTTCCGCGGTCGGTGGTGGCCTCGTTCACCGTCGACGGCGAAAAGGACGGCATGACGACCGTTGATGCGACGTCGCTCTTCCTGGCGGACGCGTACGGCGTGGCCGACGCGCTCCGCGGCGGTGCAGGGCCGGGCGGCGTCGGTGCCGGCGGCTCGGCCGGCGTCTATCGCGTGGATGCCACCCGCAGCTGGCTCGATACCGCGCGCACCAAGGCCTTTCCGAAGAATGCCGAAGTGCACGCCATCCTCACCTTCGTGAGCGACGCTCCCGGCGGACTCGCGCGCCGTGCCGCACCCGATCCGAAAGCCATGACCTTCGAGGAGCACCACTCACTGGTCGTGCTCCCCGATCCCACCAGCTACCGTCCGCGCAACTTCGATCCGCGCTTCGGCTACGGCGGGACGCAGTTCGCCGATCTCTCGCAGGGTTTCGACGGCACCTATCGCTCGGGCTTCATCAACCGCTGGCGTCTCGTGCCCAAGGATCCTGCGGCGTATCGTCGCGGCGAGCTCGTGGAGCCGGTCACGCCGGTCACGTACTACCTCGACCCCGGTGTGCCGCCGCAGTACCGCGAAGCGCTGCGGCAGGGAGGCAACTGGTGGGCCAAAGTGTTCGAAGCCGCCGGCTTCAAGAACGCCTTCCGCGTCCTCGATCTGCCGGCCGGCGCCGACCCGATGGACGCCCGATACAACATGCTGATGTGGGTGCACCGCTCCGGTCCCGGCCCGAGCGTGGGCCCGAGCTACAGCGATCCGCGAACCGGTGAGATCATCCGCGCCATCGTGCGCATGGACGCCTGGCGCTCGCTGGTCGACTACAACATCTGGGCCGGCACAGTGCCCGCCTCCGGTCCGCGCGGCCCGAATGTGGACGCCGAGACGTTCGCGATGTCGCGCCGCCGTCAGCACGCCGCCCACGAGATCGGCCACACGCTCGGCTTGTCGCACAACTACATCGCGCATTCGCAGGGCCGGACGTCGGTGATGGACTATCCGTATCCGCTGATCACGCTCGCCGCCGATGGCACGCCCGATCTGCGCGACGCGTACCGTAAAGGCCCCGGCGCCTGGGACACGCTCGCCATTAAGCTGGGTTACACCTGGTACGCCGACAGCGCGTCGGAAGCGAAGGGACTCGACGCGATCATGAAGGATGGTCTCGCGCGCAACGTGCGTTTCATCAACGACCAGTACGCCAACGCCAACGGATCGATTCCGGAAGTGACGCGCTGGGTGGAAGGCGCCACGATGTTCGACGCCGTCGAGCGCACGTCGAAGTTGCGTCGCGTGCTGATGGACAAGTTCGACGAGCGCGCGATCAAGCCGGGCGAGCCGATGGCGCTGCTCAACATGCGCTTCGCCCATGTGTATCTGCATCACCGTTACTCACTGGAAGGCCTCGCCAAGAACATCGGCGGTATGGACTTCACGTTCACGCTGCGCGGCGACGGACAGACGCCGACCACGATCGTGCCCGCAGCGACCCAGCGTCGCGCGCTCACGATGGCGCTCGACGCCATTCAGCCGAGTGAGCTTACGGTCCCCGAGCGCGTACAGAAGATGATCCCGCCCGCGCCGCCGGGTTTCAATGCCGACATGACGTGGATCGACAGCAACGGCGGCACCACGTTCGACGCCGTCACGCTGGCCGGTGGACTGGCAACGGAAGTGATCGGCTATCTGCTCGACCGCGAGCGCCTCGCGCGTGTCGTGCTGATCGCGGGACGTGACAACGCCGCGCTCTCGCTCGACGAAGTACTACGCGCCGTCGTGCAGCGCACGTGGGGCAGCACCGCCGCGACCGCGGCCGCCGAGAAGGCCGTGCAACGCGCCGCCCAGCGCGCCGCCGTCGACGCGATCCTTGACCTTGCCGGCGACAAGCGTGCCATGCCCGACGTGCGTGCCGCCGCGCTGATGCATCTCAAGGCGCTCGACACGCAGCTCGCCGGCATGACGTCGGCCGACGCCGCGGTGCAAGCCCACGTGGCCTCCGCGCGTCACGACATCGCGACGTTCATGGACGGCAACGACGACCCGAGCGCGCGACCGAGGTTCCCGGTGATTGTACTACCGTGGCCGTAA